ACCAGGCGGTCGGTAGCGTCAGGGGAGGGTTGAGAGAAGGACATGCTGCGCTGGTTGCTCCTGGGGTTATTGCTTTATGGGTTGGGAACGGCGTTGCGGAAGGGTTGGATTGAAGTGCAATGGCAGCGGTTGTTCGAGGATGCGGGACTCACGGAAACCGATTCAGACAAGCCGATTCCGTTGCACGAATTGCCGATGCTTAAGGCTCCACCTCGGGTTCAGGATTCATCGCGTTGAAGCCTTCCGCATCGAAACAATCCTTGAGCCCGCAGGAAAAATCGGGATGCAAAAAGGTGTACCCCAGCTCGTCTCGCAAGAGCGCATTGCTCACTTTGCGGTTGTCTGCCCAGAACGAGAGTGCCATGGGGCTCATGCTGGCTTGGGCTTCCCTGAAGGGGATCGCTGCTGGGAGGGTGCATCCCAAGAGTTCAGCGGCAAACCGTTGAAGCTCGAGCCGGGAGGCGGGTCTGTTGTCGCTGATGTTCACCACCGTTGGTCGCTGTCCTGCTGCGGCGCGATGCATGAGATGCCAGCAGGCTCCTGCGAGGTCATCCACATGGATTCGGCAGAACATCTGCCCTGGTTGATCCACAGGCGTCAGGTTGCCTGAGCGGATGGCAGCTAGGGGGGAGCGGCCAGGCCCATAGATCCCTGGTAGGCGCAGGATCTGGACTGGCAGGCCGCTGTTGCGCCAAAGCTGCTCACACTCCAACCGTTTTTGGCTGCGGAGTTGAGTGGGTTGGGGCTCGTGGGTTTCATCCACCCAGTTGCCATGGCTATTCCCATAGACGCCTGTGGTGGAGAAATAGCCCACCCATTGCAGGGGCAGCTGCTGCAGCTGCTCTCCTAGGCAC
The genomic region above belongs to Synechococcus sp. WH 8016 and contains:
- a CDS encoding SDR family oxidoreductase — its product is MLNALVNRCVPLPPDATLCILGAGFSGGHLAQLSKALGTRVICTRRRPESSSDDLAFDSAQGIVPSHDALASVTHLISTIPPSKEGTDPVLSCLGEQLQQLPLQWVGYFSTTGVYGNSHGNWVDETHEPQPTQLRSQKRLECEQLWRNSGLPVQILRLPGIYGPGRSPLAAIRSGNLTPVDQPGQMFCRIHVDDLAGACWHLMHRAAAGQRPTVVNISDNRPASRLELQRFAAELLGCTLPAAIPFREAQASMSPMALSFWADNRKVSNALLRDELGYTFLHPDFSCGLKDCFDAEGFNAMNPEPEVEP